The Desulfatibacillum aliphaticivorans DSM 15576 sequence TGTAGTCCCGAACCACGTCAGAGGGGGAAAAGGGGTTCAGCAAGTCCATGGGGTTGAAAATCAGCCCGTTGCCCCAGGTGAGGGCCTGTCTCCCGGCCCGCACCGTCAGCTTGTCCCCGGCGTAGGTTGCCGAAAGCCTATCCAGGCGATGATATAAAAGGTAATCCTCGTTTTCCTCCAAAACGCCCGTCAGGGAAAATAGCCTATGCTCGTCCGACGGGGCGCCGGCCGCGAGGGATTGAGCCGTGGGAAATCCTTGGGCCAGGCGCCGGATTTGCCTGCGGGATTCCCCGCCTGTAAAAGCGGCTTGATATTGGGCTTCCAGGGTCAAATGTTCGCCCACGAAAACAGATCCGTTCAAACGGCCGTCAAAGCCTCCGTCCGCAAGGGGGCCTGTGTCGCCCACGTATTCCAGCACATGGGGCTTGCCGTACCAGGAGGAGGATCCCTGGGCGCGCAAATGGCCGCCCCACTTGGCTTCCACGTCCGGGCTTGCGGATTGGCAGGGGAGGGCTCCAATCCAAAGCAAACAACAGAATATGCAAAGCGTGCGTGTGAGTCGCATTATTTAACCTTGTCGTCCACGATGGCGCCGTCTTTCATGGACACCAGCCGTTTGGCCGCGTTCATGACCATGGAATCGTGGGTGGAGAAGATAAAGGTGACCCCGTGCTTTTGGTTCATCTCACGCATGGTGCGGAGCAGGCTTTCGCCGGTGACCGAATCCAGGTTGGCCGTGGGTTCGTCCGCCAGGATCAACGTGGGATCGGAAACCAGCGCCCTGGCCACGGCCACCCGCTGCTGCTGGCCGCCGGAAAGCTGGGCCGGCTTGCGGTCGTATTTTCCTTCCAGGCCCACATCGTCCAGCATGGCTCGGGCTTTTTCCTTGCGTTCGGCCTTGCCCACGCCTTGAAGCTGAAGGATGTATTCCACGTTTTCCTCAGCCGTAAACACGGGAATGAGGTTATATGACTGAAACACAAAGCCGATCTGGGACAGCCGCAGTTCGGCCAGATCCCCGGAAGACATGTTTGCAAAGTCCTTTCCGTTGACGGAAATTTTCCCTCCGTCCGGCTCGTCCAGGCCGCCGATGAGGTTCAGCAGGGTGGTCTTCCCAGACCCGGAAGGCCCGGCCAGAGCCACGAATTCCCCGGCGTCCACGTTCAGGCTGACCTTATTGAGCGCCGTCACCTTGACGTCGCCCTGCATGTAAATTTTGGAAACGTCCGATACACTTACCGCGTTCATGGTTTCATTCCTTTCATTTCGCCCTTGTGCTTTTCATATGAGCGAGTTTTTTGTTCAAACGGGGCCCTTTTAACCGGATGGCCGTTAAAACTCGAAGCCTTAGGCAATTTCAGCTCCAGTAGGGATTTTAAAACCAAAGCCCCGAAATCTTTGTCCCTTCCCCCCTGGCGGGGGAAGGACAGGATGGGGGGGACTGTCGGAATGGTCGGGAACGTCACCCCCACCCCAACCCTCCCCCGTCAAGGGGGAGGGAGCTTTTTTTTGCGCCCTTTTGGAATTGGCAGCCTGCATTATTCTCTCTTGGCACTGGATATCTTCAAAGCGATGTTTTGATAATAAATATCAATTATGCCGCATGGTTTCCACGGGCGTAAACCGGGCGGCCTTGACCGCCGGATATATGGAGACGATCAATCCCAGCACAATCACCACGGCGTTGGCTGCGATCACGTCTCCATTATCAATGGCCGGATAAATCATCCGGGACATGCCCCACATCTTCACCCCCTGGGCGAAACTCCCAAGGTCAATGCCCTTCATGGCCACGTACCAGGTGAAAGCCAGGCTGCACAAGGTGCCTGCAGCGCAGCCTGCAATAAGCAAAAAGCTGCTTTCTCCAAGGACCATGCGGATGATCCACGAAGGCTTCATGCCGATGGCCTTTAGCAGGCCGAACTCCCGCATGCGTTCGTAAACGGCCATGAGTACGGTGTTGACGATGCCGAAGCCCATGGCGATGAAAACCACCACAAACCAGATGTAAAGAAACATGTCGAACATGGCCAGATAGGCTTTCATGGCGGGAATCTGCTCCATCCAGTCGAAAACGGACAGATTGAGCGGTTTGAGCGCCTCTTTGCACTTGGAAACAGTTTGCTGCAGCATGCGGTCCACCTTTTTTCCCGGCAGGGTGGCTGCGATTTCGGTGGCGCCATTTTTGTCCCCGACCAGAATTTTTGCCGCATCCAGGGTAATGAAAACATACGCCTTTTCCGTGGCCTCAATTTCCGCGTGATAAAGGCCCCGGATCCTGAATGCCCTGGACTGGGTTTCGCCGTCGGCCCGTTGGGTGGTCAGGACCAGCTTTTTGCCGACTTCCGTGTCAAACCGGTCCGCCAGGGCCGCGCCCAGAAGGATTCCGTTTTTATCCCCGTCCTCCAGCATTTCCCCCTCAATGGGCGCATCCCCGATGAACGAAACGCCCTTCTCTTTGGAGGGCTCAATGCCTGCGATTTCTATACCCGCAGTTTCCCTGGCGTTGGCGGCCACGCCTTCCACCCGGATGCGCTGGACGATTTTTGATCCCTCGGGCAGCACGGGCAGAATTTTATCCATGACGGACCGGGGATCTTCGATCCGATGGGATATGTCCGGGTCGGACCGGTAGTCCGGATGCTGGATTTTAATGTGGCCCACCAAGTTGTCTATGGCGTTGTTCACCATGCCGTTTGCCATGCCCCGGGAAAAGGCGGCGAAGAAAATCATGGAAAACACACCCATGAAAATGGCCAGCAAAATGATCGCCGTGCGCCTTGGATTGCGCCATAAGTTACGCCATGCCAATTGTGCAAACATATTTCCTCCTAAACTACACCGCCTTCATGGCGTTTGCGGGCTTGAGCCTGGGAATGCGCAAGGCCGGCAAAAGGGCCGTCAAAAAGGTCACCACGCCGATGAGGATCGGGCCGCTGAACAAGGAAATCACGGACAACCGGGGAAACATCCTGCCGGAAATTCCGTATTGAGCCATGAGGTCCGACGCGCCTCCCATGGATATTCCCACGCCTGCAAAATACTGGGTGAGAAGCGCACCCAAGACCATGCCGAACAACAATCCCAGCCCGGTCATGAACATGGATTCCATGAGGATGATTTTCACCAGCCGCAAGGGCTTGACTCCTATGGCCATCATGACCCCAAACTCCCGGGTGCGTTCAAACACGGCCATCAAAAAGGTGTTCATGATGCTGAAGGCCACCACAATGATCAGAATCACGTACATGATGATTCCGCTCACCAGATCCATCTGGATGGACTGTTTAAGCCCGGGCGACAATTCCATCCAGTCCAGGACCGCCAGGCCTTTCAATGCGCTGTCCTGCATCAGGGCTCTTTTGACTTCCCCCACCTCTGTCAATTTGTGGACTACGGCCACTACTGCATGCACCGCGCCGTCCATACCGAATAATTGGTCAAAATCCGTCAGCAGCATCTGGACCGTGGACCGGTCCACCTCGTCGATGCCGGACTTGAATATCCCCCGCACCGTCATGACCGTGGCTGCAATGGAGCCGTCCCTTGCCTGGCCTAAAATGGTCAGTTCCTCCCCCAGGCCTATCTTCAAACGTTCGGCCATGAGGGCGCCTATGATGACCGTGTTGGGATCGTCCGAAGAAAGGTAGTCCCCCTGGCGAATCAGGGAGGAGGTTTTCAGGACTCTGGATTCCGTCTCGGGATCCACGCCCATGATCATGACTCCCCGGGTGCGATCCTCGCTGGAGGCCAGCACAAAGGTCTGGCATCGGGCCGTGCACGCTTCAACGCCGGGATTGCGGGTCAGGGCGTCCATGACCTCCCGGGGATTTGTCACCACCTTCCGCATTTCCGGTTTGTCGTGGTATCCTTGGGCCTGGACCTGCAAATGCCCGGTGGAAAGCCTTACCGAAGCATCGATCATGCCTTCGTAAGAACCGAACTGAAAGGAGAGCATGAACACCAGGAGCAACGAGGCGAAGCCGATGGCCATCATGGTCAGGATCGACCGCCTTGTGTGCCTCCAGATGTTGCGCCACGCCAGTTTAAGATCGCCCATGACTATCTCCGTTTGGTCTTGAGGCTGGACAGGGAAAACAGGTTGGGAGGCAGCTTCACGTCAAATGCCAGTTCCTTGTAGGTTAACTGGGTGAATCTGTCCGTCTCGCCCGCCTTCTTCATGGTCCACACCTTGGGAAAAAGCCTGCCGCCCAGTTCCGCGACCTCGCTGTTGGTCATTTCCTTAACCAAAAGGCCGTCCTCGTCAAAAAAGGCCTCCCGCAGCAAAACGCCGTCCTCCCGGATGGTCAGTTCCAGCTTGCCCCAGACCACGGCCGCTTCTTCATGGGGAATAGAGGTCAGTTCATAAACCTTCATGCCGTCAACTTCCTTTTCCGCGGTCACTGTGTGGTCATAGTCCTCCACCAGGGAGTCGGTCTTGGAAAGGTCGTCGTTGGAAAAATCCGAGCCCATCCAGGCCTGGCTCATCATGGACGGCGGCAGCTTGATGGTGCGGTTGACTTTTGGGTTGTAGGTCCACATGTCCCGGCCTTTCTTCAAAGTGCCGTTGCCTGCGTCCTTGGGCGGGGACTCGATGAAAAACAAGGCGTCGCTCTTGCCTTTGGTCCAGCCTTTGATGACCATGGTGCGCGTGAAGTCAGGGCGCTGAATGGTCATTTCCACCACCGATTTCGAGGTTTCACCCCGCATGTACTCAAAGGCCTTGTTCACAATGGCCGCGCCGTCTTCGTCCGCCAGGGCGGGGAAGGGCGCGAGGATTAAACTCAGCAAAACCAGAATGCCTGTTGCTTGTCGCTTCATGATATCATCCTTTATGGCCGGTTTCGGGATGAATGGATATCCCATTTAAAATGGCAGCCATGGTTTGATCGGCCGCCCCCCGGATGTCAAAATCCGGGTCCATCCAAAATTGCAGCCCCAAAGCGTCGATGGCGCCCATGATCCCGGCGGAAAGTCCTTCCACATCGGTTTCCGGCATGAATTCATCAGTTTCAATCCCTTGCTGAATCATGGATCCAATAAGCTTGCGGTAATCACAGTACATCCTTGACATGGCTTGCTTTAATCGGTCCCGCAATCCGCCTGACGCAGAAGCGGACCAAAACTCAAGGGTCAGGGGATACATTTCAATAGACTCAATCATGCGCTCTACCAATTCGGAGGTAAAGCGCAGACAGGCTTCCCGAACGGAAAGACGGCCGTTAAAAAAATTAAGATGAACGTCCGTCATCAGTTGCAGGGCGTACCAAAAAAACACGTCGAAAAAGAGATCTTCCTTGCTTGGAAAATACCCGTAGACCGTGCCCTTGCCCATGCCGGCCCGGGCCGCCACGTCCGAAATGGACGCTCCGGCGTAGCCTTTTTCCGCGAATACTTCCGCCGCCGCCTGCAGCAGCTTGTTTTTGCGCTCTATGCGAAGTTCTTCTCTCATATATTTCCCACTGATTTTCTCGTTTGGTTTTTTCGACTCGTTGGTCGATTTTTTACAGGGTACGCCTCTGCAAGGACCGGGTCAAGAAAAAAATGACCCATGGGTCGAATTTTTTTTATGATTTGATGATTTTTATTGGCTCATTCCCAGGCTTCACGTGGGAGTGCATAGGAAGAATCTGAAAATAAAAATGTTTCGAACAAGTATGGAGCAAATCGAAACCGTCGCCGATATCTGGGTGGCCCAGGCAAAGCAGTATCTTGCCTGGGCGCGGAGCGCAGAAGGAGCGGCCGTTGTGTTAATAGAAACCAAGACTTTCCTGCGGCCGAACGTCCTATCCGAAGTCAAAGATAAGCAAGGATTCGAACACGACCGTACGCCCGCCGACCTTTCTCAACTCCAATTATTTTTCCGGTCGCGCCTTTTGTTGCTAAAGCAACCCAGGCAGCAAAAAGCGCTGCCTGGGGCGCCCGTAAATGGGCGCGGCAAGCCGTTCGGCTTTTTTGTAAATAGTCTCAGACGATGAATTCACTGTGTAGTTGCAGGCCCCCGTGCCTGCCATGGAATGCGCTCCGCGCATCCTAAAAAACCCAGCAAGCTATGCGCCTACGCTGCATCATTCATCCACAAGTCTTGAATCCGGCGACATGTCTATGGATTGTTCTGGCGGCGCATGGGTGATTGGGACAACTAAACGGCGGGCCGGTGTTTCGGCCCGCCGCGAAGCTAATACGATGATTCTATTCGCCGGCAAAGAGGCGGCGGGGGTTTTCCTTGATGATGGAGTTGATCTGCTCGTCGGTCACGCCGGCTTCCTTGAAAGCGGGAATGATATTCTTAAACAGGTGGGAGGGGTGCCAGTTGGCGATGAGGGGCAGGGCTTCCTCGGGCAGATTCAGGGGCCTGCCCAGCCAGGTGATGATGAAGTCGTGGGAGATCATCATTTTGTCGGCGTATCCCTTTTTGATCAACTCGATCATGACGGGGATGCGTTCGGCGTCCATGGGGCAGCCCACCAGCCCCTGGAGCCCCATGCGGTCCCAGGATACATACACGCCGTGCTTGAAGGTTTCTTCCTGGTAGTTGATGTCCGTGTTGTCGCTCATGTGGCCTATCTGGATCTGCTTGGGATTGGCGCCCGCCGCTATCAGCAGTTCGGCCTGTTCCGGCCCCATGGTGCCTTCCTGGGTATGGGTGATGATGGGCACGCCGGTTTCTTTGGAAACCTTTGCGGCGGTTTGGAACATGAGTTTTTCGTAATCCGTGATTTCGCCCTTGCTGGACCCTACCTTAAGAGCGCCGGCTTTGATGCCGGTGTCCATGATGCCCTCGGTCACTTCCGTCATGAACAGGTCGTACAACTCCCCGGAGACGTCGCCCAGGCTGCTCCGGAATTTCCAATAGGTGGGGGAGCCTTCCCCTTCATAATAATACCCGGTGGAGCAAATGATGTTTACGCCGGATTTTTCCGAGACTTCCTTAAGGATATCGGGCATGCGGCCGCCGTCCAGGGCGGTGGCGTCCACATAGGAGTTCAGGCCGTATTCGTCCTTGAGCTGCTTGAGGGTTTCCACGCCTGCGGCCACGATAGCCTGGCGGTCCAGGGGCGCGATGGTCCTGTCGCCGTCCCATCCTGGGTAGCCGTACAGAATGTGTTCGTGCATGAGGGTGACGCCAAGGTCGTCAGAAGAGATGGGGCCTAATACGGTATTCACGGTAGCCATGGGATCCTCCTTGATCTTTTAGGTATTTTGGGGAGCCCGCGCGGTGTATTTCCAACCCGGGCGGGCGCTGGGTTAAGTTTGTTATAAAAAGAGTAAACGCCCTTTAGCATGCTTTATTTTTTCAAACGCTCCCGCTCCTCCTCCTGAAGCTGGCGCCATAAGATTTTGCCTGCGCCGCTCTTGGGAAGGGATTCCACAAACTCCACAAAGCGGGGGTATTTATAAGCCGACATTTGCTCCTTGGACCATGCAATGATGTCTTTTTCCGTGACCTTGCCCACCGAGTCGGCGTTCAGGACGATGATGGCCTTGACCGTCTCCACCCGTTCGTCGTCCGGGATGCCGATGACGCAGGCTTCCAGGATGGCCGGGTGGCGGTACAGGGTGGATTCCACGTCCGCAGGCCAAACTTTGAATCCGGCCGCGTTGATCATGCGTTTGACCCGGTCCATGATGTAGAAGTAGCCGTCCTCGTCCATGCGGCCGATATCGCCGGTCCTTAAGAAGCGTTTGCCGTCGATTTCCATGAAAGCGTCCTTGTCGGCGTCGGGCTTGTTCCAGTATCCTTTAAGGACCTGGGGCCCGTTGACCACGATTTCTCCCTGCTCCCCGATGGGAAGCTCTTTCAGGGTGATCACGTCCACGATCCGGGAATCCACGCCAAAGACCGGAACGCCCACGCTGCCCAGCTTGGGGTTGTCAGGCGGGTTCCAGTGGGTCTGGGAAATGGTCTCGGTCATGCCGTAGCCTTCGGCGAATTCCAGGCCTGTCATCTTGTTGAATTTTTCGCCCAGGGCCGCGGGCAGGGGGGCTCCGCCGCCGCCCACAAAGCTCAGGGAGGATATATCGCGCTCGTTGATGTCCGGAGCCGCCAGCATGTCCACGAGCATGGTGGTGATGTTGGCCCACATGGTTACCTTGTATTTTTCGATGGCGTCCAGGGCTGCGGCCCGATCCCAGCGGGTCAGGTAGACGGAGATGCCGCCGTTGGCGATGGGCGCGAGAAAGCTGTGAATCATGCCCGTGACATGGAAAAAGGGCAGGGCGGCCAGGGCCACCATGCTGGGCGAGCCGTTGGCCCAGTATATGGATCCCATGACGTTGGAGGTGACCGATCTGTGGGTGTGCATGCAGCCCTTGGGCACGCCCGTGGAGCCGGCGGTGTAAGGCAGCAGGCACAGGTCTTCGGGGCCCACTTCCACGGGGGGAGGCGCCGGAGCGTCTTTAAGGGCGTCCAGCCATTTGACGGTTCCGTCGATGGAGGAGGGAACCTGGCTGATAAAATCCGGAACCGGGATGTCCGGATCTTCCGGAACGTAGTCCGAGAGCGCGCCCACGATGATATTCTTGATGCCCAGTTCGTCGCATATGCCCTTCAGCCGGGGATACAACTCCGTGGTGGTGATGACCGCCTTGGGCTCGCAGTCCGTAAGCAGAATGCGCAATTCGTTGTCCACCAGCATGGGGTTCAGGGGAACCACCACGCCGTTGGCCCTCATGCCGCCCATATAGCTGATGGAAAAATGCGGGCAGTTCTGCATGTACACGGCCACCCGGTCGCCTTTTTTCACGCCCATATCCGCCAGCACGCCGGCCAGCCGCTGGCAGGAGTCCCAGAATTCGGTGTAAGTGATTTCCCTGCCGTAATAAATAATGCCCGGTTGATCCGGGTAACGGCGGGCGGAGACTTCCAGAAAATCAAACAAGGGGGTTTGGGGGTAAACAAGTTCCTTGGGTACTCGTTTGGGCCAAAAGGGAAAATGCTTCTGGTTCACGGCTTCCTCCTTTTGCTGGGGGGGATTAAAACGGGTTTAGATGGGGAAGACAAATTTTCGGGCCTGGGCGCCGCCTCCCGCAGCGCTTAAAAGAAGCAAATCAAGAAGTTACGCTTCTTTTCGCCCTATTTGACGCTCTTATCCTGATTGCAGGACAAGAAAGACGAATTCAATAAAACCTGGAAAAATCCTTGCGCATCCTCCATTTTTGCGCAACCGAACGAACGTTCGTATTTTTTCTTGATACCACTAAAACGGCCCGAGGTGAAGCAATTTTTTAAAATCCTGATGGGAAAAGTGCCGTAATTAGAACGCCGCCTGTGCAGGCCTGGGATAAATGGCGTCAATAAGGGGGAATATCTCCATTGGGCGGAATTGCCTCACGCCGGGAACGTTCGCAGTGAAGGGGGGATGACGCGGCTTGTGGCCCTGTTACTTGGAAGGGGAAATTTTGTCTGGGAATAATGAGGAAGGCCGTAGGCGTTTCCATGAGGGGCGGATTCATTGACAATGGATACCTGAGGTAATGTAGACGCACAGCTTGCTGTGCTTAAAAAACGCGCTCAGCGCGTTTTAAGTAGGGCAAGCCCTACAACTACACAGTGAATCCGCTAGCCAAGGTTCATGGATAAACAGCATGGCTTGGTTTGTTTTTTCAAGGGGCCGCTAAAGCAAGGGAATTTTACCTGTCAGAAAGAGTTAATGCTCACATCAGGCAGAGCCTTGCCCATGGAAAAAGCCTGAACAAAAAGTCAAAGAAGCATAAGTTGGCATAGGCCTTTTTCGGCCTGTGAAAAATCTGGGAAGGGCCTGGGACGGAGAGGCGAGCCAAAGGGGCGGCAGGAAGGTGAAAACCTCTTTTTTTTTCAGGGGGATTTAACCCCCCAATCCCCATGTGAATTCCTGCACAAAGACCTTTGTTTCAGGGCGCTAAACCCGGTTTTTTCCTTGACAGTCAAGGGCTGTTCGTCTAATGTCGCCCGTTGACGGACTGTACAGGTCAAATATGCATTGTCATATCAGCCGG is a genomic window containing:
- a CDS encoding ABC transporter ATP-binding protein: MNAVSVSDVSKIYMQGDVKVTALNKVSLNVDAGEFVALAGPSGSGKTTLLNLIGGLDEPDGGKISVNGKDFANMSSGDLAELRLSQIGFVFQSYNLIPVFTAEENVEYILQLQGVGKAERKEKARAMLDDVGLEGKYDRKPAQLSGGQQQRVAVARALVSDPTLILADEPTANLDSVTGESLLRTMREMNQKHGVTFIFSTHDSMVMNAAKRLVSMKDGAIVDDKVK
- a CDS encoding ABC transporter permease: MFAQLAWRNLWRNPRRTAIILLAIFMGVFSMIFFAAFSRGMANGMVNNAIDNLVGHIKIQHPDYRSDPDISHRIEDPRSVMDKILPVLPEGSKIVQRIRVEGVAANARETAGIEIAGIEPSKEKGVSFIGDAPIEGEMLEDGDKNGILLGAALADRFDTEVGKKLVLTTQRADGETQSRAFRIRGLYHAEIEATEKAYVFITLDAAKILVGDKNGATEIAATLPGKKVDRMLQQTVSKCKEALKPLNLSVFDWMEQIPAMKAYLAMFDMFLYIWFVVVFIAMGFGIVNTVLMAVYERMREFGLLKAIGMKPSWIIRMVLGESSFLLIAGCAAGTLCSLAFTWYVAMKGIDLGSFAQGVKMWGMSRMIYPAIDNGDVIAANAVVIVLGLIVSIYPAVKAARFTPVETMRHN
- a CDS encoding ABC transporter permease — its product is MGDLKLAWRNIWRHTRRSILTMMAIGFASLLLVFMLSFQFGSYEGMIDASVRLSTGHLQVQAQGYHDKPEMRKVVTNPREVMDALTRNPGVEACTARCQTFVLASSEDRTRGVMIMGVDPETESRVLKTSSLIRQGDYLSSDDPNTVIIGALMAERLKIGLGEELTILGQARDGSIAATVMTVRGIFKSGIDEVDRSTVQMLLTDFDQLFGMDGAVHAVVAVVHKLTEVGEVKRALMQDSALKGLAVLDWMELSPGLKQSIQMDLVSGIIMYVILIIVVAFSIMNTFLMAVFERTREFGVMMAIGVKPLRLVKIILMESMFMTGLGLLFGMVLGALLTQYFAGVGISMGGASDLMAQYGISGRMFPRLSVISLFSGPILIGVVTFLTALLPALRIPRLKPANAMKAV
- a CDS encoding outer membrane lipoprotein-sorting protein, translating into MKRQATGILVLLSLILAPFPALADEDGAAIVNKAFEYMRGETSKSVVEMTIQRPDFTRTMVIKGWTKGKSDALFFIESPPKDAGNGTLKKGRDMWTYNPKVNRTIKLPPSMMSQAWMGSDFSNDDLSKTDSLVEDYDHTVTAEKEVDGMKVYELTSIPHEEAAVVWGKLELTIREDGVLLREAFFDEDGLLVKEMTNSEVAELGGRLFPKVWTMKKAGETDRFTQLTYKELAFDVKLPPNLFSLSSLKTKRR
- a CDS encoding TetR/AcrR family transcriptional regulator, which translates into the protein MREELRIERKNKLLQAAAEVFAEKGYAGASISDVAARAGMGKGTVYGYFPSKEDLFFDVFFWYALQLMTDVHLNFFNGRLSVREACLRFTSELVERMIESIEMYPLTLEFWSASASGGLRDRLKQAMSRMYCDYRKLIGSMIQQGIETDEFMPETDVEGLSAGIMGAIDALGLQFWMDPDFDIRGAADQTMAAILNGISIHPETGHKG
- a CDS encoding phosphotriesterase family protein; its protein translation is MATVNTVLGPISSDDLGVTLMHEHILYGYPGWDGDRTIAPLDRQAIVAAGVETLKQLKDEYGLNSYVDATALDGGRMPDILKEVSEKSGVNIICSTGYYYEGEGSPTYWKFRSSLGDVSGELYDLFMTEVTEGIMDTGIKAGALKVGSSKGEITDYEKLMFQTAAKVSKETGVPIITHTQEGTMGPEQAELLIAAGANPKQIQIGHMSDNTDINYQEETFKHGVYVSWDRMGLQGLVGCPMDAERIPVMIELIKKGYADKMMISHDFIITWLGRPLNLPEEALPLIANWHPSHLFKNIIPAFKEAGVTDEQINSIIKENPRRLFAGE
- a CDS encoding long-chain-fatty-acid--CoA ligase, yielding MNQKHFPFWPKRVPKELVYPQTPLFDFLEVSARRYPDQPGIIYYGREITYTEFWDSCQRLAGVLADMGVKKGDRVAVYMQNCPHFSISYMGGMRANGVVVPLNPMLVDNELRILLTDCEPKAVITTTELYPRLKGICDELGIKNIIVGALSDYVPEDPDIPVPDFISQVPSSIDGTVKWLDALKDAPAPPPVEVGPEDLCLLPYTAGSTGVPKGCMHTHRSVTSNVMGSIYWANGSPSMVALAALPFFHVTGMIHSFLAPIANGGISVYLTRWDRAAALDAIEKYKVTMWANITTMLVDMLAAPDINERDISSLSFVGGGGAPLPAALGEKFNKMTGLEFAEGYGMTETISQTHWNPPDNPKLGSVGVPVFGVDSRIVDVITLKELPIGEQGEIVVNGPQVLKGYWNKPDADKDAFMEIDGKRFLRTGDIGRMDEDGYFYIMDRVKRMINAAGFKVWPADVESTLYRHPAILEACVIGIPDDERVETVKAIIVLNADSVGKVTEKDIIAWSKEQMSAYKYPRFVEFVESLPKSGAGKILWRQLQEEERERLKK